The Pyrenophora tritici-repentis strain M4 chromosome 3, whole genome shotgun sequence genome has a window encoding:
- a CDS encoding glycosyltransferase protein, whose translation MAVAPDFLWPIVSITGLLAPLFLFAYYGFRVYCVANAEMNTNYQLGLAWFFLIIEFFQYLPGAMLYFNRVFVIRRPRRPKLNLEGDDVPVVSVLITACGEDHDTILNVVRAACETDWPKDRLSVILCDDGRSIDLEDKMLQVKRKYPHAHYTSRKQPEIPDYKAGNLNNGLAFSATLNDTPSPFVAGLDVDMIVQPNWLRAMMPHLLNDPKLAMTCPPQYFWNIPRNDRVRQDLDYFYAVTELVHDGLGSGDCVGSGYLARREAIDDIGGFPTYSISEDTACSSMLLGKGWSVAYIEEYLQCGEMPDSLSGHIKQRTRWTIGNVQTAIKLRFRLWGPAVPYCNARQRFAGLVFGLGSFVNSGLTWIGYIGNPLALLSGYPFVVWYQPWQLAWLLRLVCLWVFTDTAHKASMALFIGYRDGMRWEQADIWLVPYYTLSLVRGFMLPDRFGGTKPGFTPSGSLSSEIRERGPKPSGLYGRFRAIFVQQLVWIHACYILACLLGVALNLVRCFDSSARISTAYTAAVPTLSGHDRWVFLLTRIGWPPVWWLGQLISCWIPLCYCFWPPKEVTADEALQTDEKTLVRYPKEEYSRPIRARLGRLSDHWTLIVFLYTVVCFAASFYV comes from the exons ATGGCGGTAGCGCCGGACTTCCTCTGGCCTATTGTGTCCATCACCGGCCTTTTGGCACCTCTTTTTCTCTTCGCGTACTATGGTTTCCGAGTTTACTGCGTTGCAAACGCCGAGATGAATACCAACTACCAGCTGGGTCTTGCATGGTTCTTCCTAATCATCGAGTTTTTCCAGTATCTGCCTGGCGCCATGCTATATTTCAACCGCGTATTCGTTATCCGCCGTCCACGAAGACCAAAACTCAACCTTGAAGGAGATGACGTTCCAGTAGTGTCTGTGTTGATCACTGCTTGCGGAGAAGATCATGACACCATTCTCAACGTTGTCAGGGCTGCGTGCGAGACGGATTGGCCCAAGGACCGTCTCAGTGTGATTCTTTGCGATGACGGTCGTTCGATTGATCTTGAGGACAAGATGTTGCAGGTGAAGCGAAAATATCCGCACGCACACTACACGAGCCGCAAACAACCAGAGATCCCGGATTAC AAAGCAGGCAATCTAAACAACGGTCTCGCATTCAGCGCAACGCTCAACGATACACCTTCACCATTCGTAGCTGGCCTAGACGTCGACATGATAGTTCAACCAAACTGGCTTCGAGCGATGATGCCGCACCTTCTCAACGACCCCAAACTGGCCATGACATGTCCACCGCAGTACTTCTGGAACATTCCCCGTAACGACCGCGTACGTCAAGATCTCGATTACTTCTATGCTGTAACGGAGCTTGTGCACGACGGGCTTGGTTCAGGCGACTGCGTTGGATCAGGATACCTAGCACGAAGGGAGGCAATAGACGACATTGGTGGATTCCCAACGTATTCCATTAGCGAGGACACGGCTTGTAGCTCCATGCTACTAGGGAAAGGGTGGTCCGTGGCGTACATCGAGGAGTATCTGCAATGTGGAGAGATGCCGGATTCGCTGTCTGGACATATCAAGCAGCGGACGAGATGG ACCATCGGCAACGTGCAAACAGCTATCAAG CTCCGATTCCGCCTCTGGGGTCCAGCAGTACCATACTGCAACGCCCGTCAACGCTTCGCAGGCCTCGTCTTCGGCCTAGGCTCTTTTGTAAACAGTGGCTTGACATGGATAGGCTACATCGGCAACCCACTCGCTCTACTCTCCGGCTACCCCTTCGTCGTCTGGTACCAGCCCTGGCAGCTCGCATGGCTCCTGCGGCTAGTTTGCCTCTGGGTGTTTACCGACACGGCACATAAAGCTAGCATGGCGCTGTTCATCGGGTACAGAGATGGTATGCGTTGGGAACAAGCTGACATCTGGCTGGTCCCGTACTACACGCTATCTCTTGTTCGGGGGTTCATGCTGCCGGATAGGTTTGGTGGGACGAAGCCGGGGTTTACGCCTAGTGGAAGTTTGTCATCGGAGATCCGGGAGCGTGGTCCTAAGCCGTCGGGGCTTTATGGCCGCTTTCGCGCTATTTTTGTGCAGCAGTTGGTGTGGATACACGCCTGCTATATATTGGCTTGCCTTCTTGGTGTAGCACTCAACCTGGTACGCTGCTTCGACTCATCGGCTCGAATCAGTACCGCTTACACAGCCGCGGTGCCCACACTATCGGGCCACGATCGGTGGGTTTTCTTACTCACCAGGATTGGATGGCCGCCAGTATGGTGGCTCGGCCAGCTGATAAGCTGTTGGATTCCATTGTGCTATTGTTTCTGGCCACCGAAGGAGGTCACTGCCGATGAAGCTTTGCAAACAGACGAGAAGACGTTGGTACGGTACCCAAAAGAAGAGTATTCACGCCCTATAAGGGCAAGGCTTGGACGGCTTAGCGACCATTGGACTTTGATCGTGTTTTTGTACACTGTCGTATGTTTTGCTGCGTCTTTCTATGTCTAG
- a CDS encoding PTR2, Dipeptide-tripeptide permease codes for MAATTNVKASLEITKGATAGEPIALDASSTDSFNDENANLLGPFPTEEEWATLPRVAGRIPWQAWTVAAVEFVERFSYYGTSAVFVNFIQKPLPPGSKTGAGFLKKPGSGALDMGQRASTGLTMFNQFWSYITPLGGAWLADEYWGRYNTIQYSNLIAVIGHIILIMSAIPAVIVKPNVAIGVFAVGLVVMGLGTGGFKSNISPLIAEQYKDQKAYVRVKKNGKKEIVDPATTTARIYIYFYFLINCGSICGSIAMVYSEHFVGFWLSYTLPTICYLLCPIILITMKKHYKLSPPTGSVMGKAFKLIGLGIKSSPRKNTFKDDGFWDRIKPSAIRASGKSVPEWMTFDDAWVDEVKRGLLACKVFLWYPLYWLAYNQMTNNLVSQANTMNLGKTPNDIVSKLNPIFIVILIPIMDFLVYPGLRKAGIVLSPIKKITAGFALSSLAMVSACVIQYYIYSMSACGSDINRLSKTRKDCSADISVWVQVFPYGLIGMSEIMASITKLEYAYTKAPNNMKSTIQAVALSTSAVSAALGQAFVSLSEDPLLVWNYGSVAVVAMFGGIGFYLTFRKADKMEDAMNNLKESTYVGGGEAGDVENVDTASVRDEKRGL; via the exons ATGGCGGCTACTACCAATGTCAAGGCATCTCTCGAGATCACAAAGGGAGCCACTGCTGGTGAACCTATTGCGCTTGACGCCAGCTCCACCGATTCCTTCAACGACGAGAATGCCAACCTTCTAGGACCATTCCCTACCGAGGAGGAATGGGCAACTCTCCCCAGGGTCGCGGGCCGCATTCCGTGGCAGGCGTGGactgttgctgctgttgaGTTTGTTGAGCGCTTCAGTTACTATGGAACCAGTGCTGTCTTCGTCA ACTTCATCCAGAAGCCTCTCCCTCCCGGCTCCAAGACCGGCGCTGGATTCCTCAAGAAGCCCGGATCCGGTGCTCTCGACATGGGCCAGCGCGCATCTACCGGCTTGACCATGTTTAACCAGTTCTGGTCGTACATTACTCCTCTCGGTGGCGCCTGGCTTGCTGACGAGTACTGGGGCCGTTACAACACGATCCAGTACTCCAACCTCATTGCTGTCATTGGTCATATCATTCTCATCATGTCTGCGATCCCCGCTGTTATTGTTAAGCCAAATGTTGCTATCGGTGTCTTCGCTGTCGGCCTGGTCGTCATGGGTCTCGGTACTGGTGGCTTCAAAAGTAATATCTCGCCCTTGATTGCCGAGCAATACAAGGACCAAAAGGCCTACGTACGCGTGAAGAAGAATGGAAAGAAGGAGATTGTTGACCCCGCCACCACAACGGCCAGGATCTACATCTACTTTTACTTCCTCATCAACTGCGGTTCCATTTGCGGTTCCATTGCAATGGTCTACAGCGAACATTTCGTCG GTTTCTGGCTCTCTTACACCCTCCCCACTATCTGCTACCTCCTCTGCCCCATCATTCTCATTACCATGAAGAAGCACTACAAGCTCTCCCCGCCCACAGGTTCTGTCATGGGCAAAGCCTTCAAGCTGATTGGTCTGGGTATCAAGTCGTCTCCCCGCAAGAACACGTTCAAAGACGATGGTTTCTGGGACCGCATCAAGCCCAGCGCCATCCGCGCCAGCGGCAAGTCTGTGCCCGAGTGGATGACCTTTGACGACGCCTGGGTCGACGAGGTAAAGCGCGGCCTGCTCGCCTGCAAAGTATTCTTATGGTACCCCCTCTACTGGCTCGCATACAACCAG ATGACAAACAACCTCGTCTCCCAAGCCAACACGATGAACCTCGGCAAAACCCCCAACGACATCGTCTCCAAGCTGAACCCCATCTTCATCGTCATCTTAATCCCCATCATGGACTTCCTCGTCTACCCCGGCCTGCGAAAAGCAGGAATCGTACTCTCCCCCATCAAGAAAATCACTGCCGGTTTCGCCCTCTCCTCGCTCGCCATGGTGTCCGCTTGCGTCATCCAGTACTACATCTACAGCATGTCCGCCTGCGGCTCCGACATCAACCGCCTGAGCAAAACCCGTAAAGACTGCAGCGCCGACATCTCCGTCTGGGTCCAGGTCTTCCCCTACGGACTCATCGGTATGTCAGAGATCATGGCGTCCATCACGAAACTAGAATACGCATACACCAAAGCCCCCAACAACATGAAATCCACCATTCAAGCTGTTGCGCTATCCACGTCGGCCGTTTCTGCAGCCCTCGGACAGGCGTTTGTCAGTCTATCAGAGGATCCGCTGCTCGTCTGGAACTATGGATCCGTGGCTGTGGTGGCCATGTTCGGCGGCATCGGCTTCTACCTGACTTTCCGCAAGGCGGATAAGATGGAGGATGCGATGAATAACCTCAAGGAGAGCACGTATGTGGGTGGTGGCGAGGCTGGTGATGTGGAGAATGTGGATACGGCTAGTGTGAGGGATGAGAAGAGGGGGTTGTAA
- a CDS encoding 60S ribosomal protein uL14, which yields MSGKRGRGSTSGNKLKMTLGLPVGAVMNCCDNSGARNLYIISVKGIGARLNRLPAGGAGDMVMATVKKGKPELRKKVMPAVIVRQSKPWRRADGIYLYFEDNAGVIVNPKGEMKGSAITGPVAKEAAELWPRIASNSGVVM from the exons ATGTCTGGAAAGCGCGG TCGAGGTTCTACCTCCGGTAACAAGCTCAAGATGACTCTCGGTCTGCCAGT CGGCGCCGTCATGAACTGCTGCGACAACTCGGGTGCCCGCAACCTGTACATCATCTCCGTCAAGGGTATCGGTGCGCGCCTTAACCGCCTGCCCGCTGGTGGTGCCGGTGACATGGTCATGGCCACCGTCAAGAAGGGAAAGCCTGAGCTGAGGAAGAAGGTCATGCCCGCCGTCATTGTCCGCCAGAGCAAGCCATGGAGGCGAGCAGACGGTATCTACCTCTACTTTGAGGACAACGCCGGTGTCATTGTCAACCCCAAGGGTGAAATGAAGGGCTCTGCCATCACTGGACCCGTCGCAAAGGAGGCCGCTGAGCTGTGGCCG CGTATCGCCTCCAACTCCGGTGTCGTCATGTGA